attttgtgactttcaccatccatctgacacatttctaataatgtatcatgattcagtcaccatatctttactaagcctccacttatcatatctaaaatgcaaaattttacagttttagatttttttgtttttcaaaaatttaaatttaagtttaatatttcattaaaaatgaagtaaaatctaatgattgattttttttcctttaaatatttcaaaatctttccaagacaacactgtgcagatagaacatatgtagaagaaaaaatagctgctcattgtatgaagaaattccaaaatttgataaagttattacattttgaaattggtgtccctcaagtttccattgctaaaattggccatggcaaggcactgtggtaggtgttttaacacagcctctgtatactctcagtttaaaggtgacataccgatacttactgagcattgctttaatatgtatatcattggaatgcattagtgtgggccagtttttaggggaaacattggAGACTTGtctgtggtaattccggcccatgcaaaagtagtgctttttgtgtaaaatgggtgtactccggcctggtttagagggtgtgtctgtttaaaccaatatgctgggagaaagagctggacaacaggggttgtccttttcagggtatgtgtcccccatgcaggcaaaggtacatacaaaactgcacgggcctgctgatattaataaaaatgttatagccactaaggctatatagaaacatatagcgaaattaattgtggtctgaggcctgatatagttcacacattacaccggttaaatgcttgattctgatgaaagtattaaaaccagagaggtgaaattacactgactgattgtgcataccacaaggaatatgaaaactaatttatttattttctaaatattttattaaattaaaaaacttttttttggaatttattaaaattaaaattaaaattttcaacttttaaatttcaatatcctccaaaatagcataaaatgacctctgatgttactacaggttgttgcaatattttttaacagttttgagctaataatttggtaaaaaagagcaaaagttggattttgttagtcaatattgagattttaaatttttttacatattgaattttaatgagtttctcaattattgcaattggacagaagatccaaatataatgaatatatcactactaaatgtaattaacactttaaataaatagtatacagtttttaacaagattaagtactctaataatacatttcacctacatttatgtaaattacacacttcaatcatttttcaaaaatggtcttttatccttagaaaatctaataggctaatattctatgctgtctgaatgtatttattgtgttcagtaatcagatgctggtatacttgtcaagtttattgcagaaaatgtgccaaaaaggttaacatttggcttgtaatacatatggcagaataatccataatgcatattcagtggtcattactacaaacatccttccaatcaagaaatactacactgaggtatcccagacactggcacatgactacacttgttaacagttatcactggaaactgaaaaatatggtgcaagtacctcttggtaggatttatatcagcattttgtgacaaaatcttcattttcaaagttgtcgtcaacaaaaaacatattatggtgtatacctaagtaatatctgtagggcatattcatattaatatgcatttatatggactgtttttgccttttacaaagtggatacatgtctaatacagtaaatgaagtagattaagtaaatacagtaggtcaaaattgaatatgaggcctatcatgtctaattttccctgaaattagtgtgtaaacatttgttgcaaatggcccctattttgtgactttcaccatccatctgacacatttctaataatgtatcatgaattcagtcaccatatctttactaagcctccacttatcatatctaaaatgcaaaattttacagttttagatttttttgtttttcaaaaatttaaatttaagtttaatatttcattaaaaatgaagtaaaatctaatgattgatttttttttcctttaaatatttcaaaatctttccaagacaacactgtgcagatagaacatatgtagaagaaaaaatagctgctcattgtatgaagaaattccaaaatttgataaagttattacattttgaaattggtgtccctcaagtttccattgctaaaattggccatggcaaggcactgtggtaggtgttttaacacagcctctgtatactctcagtttaaaggtgacataccgatacttactgagcattgctttaatatgtatatcattggaatgcattagtgtgggccagtttttaggggaaacattggAGACTTGtctgtggtaattccggcccatgcaaaagtagtgctttttgtgtaaaatgggtgtactccggcctggtttagagggtgtgtctgtttaaaccaatatgctgggagaaagagctggacaacaggggttgtccttttcagggtatgtgtcccccatgcaggcaaaggtacatacaaaactgcacgggcctgctgatattaataaaaatgttatagccactaaggctatatagaaacatatagcgaaattaattgtggtctgaggccataatctgcattttgaattaaaagagtTGCCTATTTATGTCTTTACCTTCAATTATCTGTTGTCGAATGTTGGGCGAAACAAGTTCAATGTGTTGTAATTCATCCAGTGCAAATCCTCTCAATGATGGTGCATTAATCGTTGGTGATAAATGAAATCCCTCAAGACATAAAGTGTTGCTTCTAGCTGGTGTTAAGGCAATGCCTTGTTGTCAGTACCAAGTCACCAATGGGTTATGCATTTTATTTCCTTCAATAGAATTGTTAACACTGGATGTTGACAAACGAGTAGATATGAAATTCTAACATAAATAACCCTTATCATATCTCTTAGCTGATCCATGTTCAACTTAGGGAAGTTTTGCAGCTCTACAATTGCATCATCCAGATTTCTTCTTCAGCAAATCATTATCCTCCAAGTACTTCTGAAGATGGTTGTCTTCCTCTGCCTTTTCGAGCATATATCTTCGATTCTTGCTATATTTTCTGATTGACTGTCAGATGACACTAGAGGTTTTCTGTATTTGTTATAGATTGCCCCAATAACTTGCAAAAAATCACCAATGTAAGGGATCATTGTATTAGGTACaactttatctaaatatttaaaatgcttGAGTCATCTAACTTTTGTTATCAGTCTGCTTGAGTTAGCTTCAGcagtggtgggttttttgttggccTTTTGGTAAATAGAATGGCATTTTCACATCAAGTCCTCGTTCCAACATCACGGAATCCTCTGTCTACAATACAAACATCGTTCACTTGGATCCACTCatttatattttctaaattgtgTGACAAGGCATGTTTTGTTATGGAGGCATTATTGTTTTTGCCATCACAATAATACAGTCCTAAGATGCTCAAAATGCAACCATCTGTCCCAACAATAACCATAGGTTTCACCAACGGTCTGTGTTTGTGCATAGAGAAAGAACATCTTTGGAACTTGTAATGTTCACTGTTTTAGATGTATACATATGTTCCATCCAGCACTATGACAGCCTGATCAGGTGATAGTGATGTGCGGTTATGAAATTTGGCTTCAGTGTcggtttttggttttggttgGACAAAAGAGTAGAGTTTGGTTTCGGTTTCGGTTTTTATCAACATTTGTATGAAATCTGttctgaaaagaaaaaacttAACAAAAATCATACCATTtcagtctttaaaaaaaaaaaatgttttgacacACTGTGTcttaacataaaacatttaaaaaaaggaacAACTTtgtcagacctgtcaacctttagttaagagaaagcaggaggtgtttgttgaaaaagcaggagattttttaaatgcaaacgATTTAatacaagattttaaaaagtattacatGAAAATTTATGTATCGTCTGCTCtaccttgttattgtaaattatAATCACGTGACATATGTGACGTGGCTTTCgccaatttttaaaactatggaaTTGCATAAGGGCTATCTCTTATATCTGATTCCTTGTTTTTCGTAGGATTTCACGTCGAGTCATAAAAAGCGCTATCGATCATATAGCCCTACTCAACTTAAAAATGCATATGCAGATGTCACTGAAAAGGGAACTTCGGTATATAAGGCTGCCAGGCTGTATTCCGTTCCTGAACAAACACTCAGAGACAGAATTGCGGGATTATTTCGCCAGAGACGACAAGgatgaagaaaacaaactggCAGAATATTTGAAGTTGATGGCGTCTGTTGGCTATGGCTACACAAGAGCGCAGGTTTTAAATCTTGGAACCGACTAAGCCACCCACTTAAACAAATGGCCACACGATTGCAACTCTCTTTCTCTACAGTGGTTTTATGGGTTCATGGGAAGATGGCCAGAATTAAAGTTGAGACGACCCAAATCCTTGTCAGAGCTTCGAGCCTACACTACTTCAGAGGAAAGCATAACGAAATACTTTGATCAACTGGAGACAATTCTTGAAAAGTATGACTACAAATCATCTCCTGAAAACATATATAACGTGGATGAGAAGGGAATTAGTATGACTCATGCATCTCCGTATGTTGTAGGATCCACAGAGGAGGTTCCAATTAAAATATCACCAGAAAGATCATCCACAGTCACTATGATAGGGTGTGGCAATGCACTGGGTCAACAAATCCCACCATATTTCATTTTTCCTGGGGCTCAAATGCGCCAACAACTATTAGAAGGAGCCACTATTGGTACGAATGGCACTGTTAGTAAGTCAGGATGGTCCAATTcagacatatttcaaacatgGCTTGTAGATCATTTTGCGAAGTACGCAAAAGTTGGTGGAGATAAGAAGACATTATTGTTGTATGATGGTCACAGATCCCATATTTCACCTTATTTGGTTGACTTTGCAGTGCGGAATGGAATCATCCTGTTTGTTCTACCACCTCATACAAGCCATATCCTTCAGCCGATGGATGTGGGGTGTTTTGGACTGTTTTCAAAGTTTTCAGTGATGAATCTCGAAAATGGCAATGTTCTCATTCTGGAACTCTCACCCACTACAATGTCTGCTCTATTGCATGTCGAGCTTACGACATCTCGCTGACTCACAGGAATCTTCAGAGTGCTTTCAGGAAGAGTGGGATTTATCCATTTAACCCAAAAGCAATTGATTCATCTCTGTTGAAACCTGCCTAGTATGCCAAAAAGAGAAGAGCTGAACAATCTACAGAAAATGCGAGTAGCAATGCCGATATTTCTCAACTACAAGACAGAAACACTGTTGACAATTTCTTTTCAAGTCACCTGCCAGTTGTACACCACGATAAACCTAATCGGTCTAAACCTAGGCGTTCAGTTCACAAGGTTGTTGGTGGAAAACCAATTACAGAGCCAGATGTATTCTTCGCCTTCAATAGAAATACCTTTAATGTCATTGTTATTTCTCACAAGAATTGAAAGAATTTCGGCACAAATTAAAAAGATATAAGGTGAGAGTGGATCTCCCTGCCTACATCCTCTTTCGAGTTTAAATGTTTCTGACATATGACCGTTTTGTATTACACTCGACATCGAATTTTTGTACAAAGTTTTTACCCATCTTATAATTGATgaatcaaagttaaatatatttaatgcattttctATAAAGGACCAAGATACTGAATCgaatgctttttcaaaatctactaaTATTAAAAGACCAGGTATAAAGTGTGTTTCGGTATAttgcataatgtcatatattaaacGTATATTTTCTCCGATATATCTTCCCTTAATGAAACCTGTTtggtcattatttattattttatccagGACAATTTTAATTCTGTTAGCTATGCAACCAGCagctattttatatatacaatttaaaagaGTTATAGGtctccaattttttaaaaactgcttTGGCTTATTTGGTTTCGGAATACAAGTGATTATTCCTAATTTTTGGACAGTAGACATTTCGCCTACTTCATAGCTGTAATTTATTGCTTTAACTATAAAATGTCCTAAATCTGcccaaaagaatttgaaaaactCGACCGTAAAACCATCCGAGCCAGGACTTTTAtcgtttttcatatttttaagaaaattGAAAGCTTCAGAGTAACTAATTTTTCCTTCTAATGAATGTGCTTCTTCATCTGTTAATTTTTCAAATGTATAGTCAGATAATTtctcaaatatattattatcagaTTTGTCAAGCGGTGCTGAATAGAGCTTTTGGTAAAAACACTTTGTCTCTGctaaaattagtttttggtCAGTTACTATTGATCcattatttaattcaattctTGATATTAATTTGCTATAGTAGTTTCGAGcttccatattacaaaaatattttgttggtttttcacCTTCTTTGATCCATTTTGCCCTTGCTCTTATGTAATGTCCCTTCAGCTTTTGTCTCCTTAATTCTATTAATTCCTGTTTTCTTGCAGCTAATAATTCAGCGTTATCGTCGTTTTCAGATTCCTCCAATTCTTTAATTTGTTCACAAAGAATATTTTCCAATTCattagttttcttctttttgaatGCCGAATATGATATTGTTTTACCccttatttccattaataatgTTTCCAGAAATAAACTGTCATTTATATCAAACTGTATTTCATCTTTTGTAATTCTGTTTAAGCATTGTGGGTTGTAAATTAATATtgcatattgttttgttatatttgtaatcacttcttttataatatttacataatctTGGTCAGTTAACAGTGAGTTGATAACGGGCTGATATCAAGTGACAACTTCTTGGAATCGGAAACTGAAGATGACGAaaagtgttgtttttgtgggctTTTTCAACCAGTTGAATTAAAAAGATGCACTTCACTTGTATTTACTTTGTGGGGACAGTGCATGTTCCAAAATTGTAATCACCAGGTTCATTTAAAGTACTGCTGTGATGTACGATGTCTACGATGACATGACATGTTTTTCTGCAAGCAGGAagaataaacatacatgtatcttcgAGCAGTTGTGAAGAAACCAGAACtgtaaatatgttacatttacGTTGGACGTTTGTGTGTTTggatacatgttaaatataagttatattataacaatgacTAACATATTTTGTGCTTCGTACGTCATTATGCAGACGGGTTTTCCAGAGGCCTCGACGGTGATCTTGTGTCGGCAATTTCCATTGGGGATGAATTTTATGTAACAAAGCATAGTAGGGTAAGTGAATTTTAACTGTAGGGTAAGTGAATTTTAACTTGGTGAAGAAATATTAGCTgtatgtttgctttgtttataaTACTAACCAATTCTTCACTAATGCCACAAAAACTCGGTACGcgagggtatatatatatatatataaacattaattagtaccTTTACAGTATTATCTGTGGTTTGTGAAAAGTAGACCTAAggcaaatttatataaatcttttaaattaatattcagtttttactatgaGGTAAGTGGTgtagtacttatttaaaatcatcataaccatgcaataaacattttatttccactaatcataagtaaaagTGCATTATTGACATcatgtgaaatataccggaattatacctaTTTTCATGAGTAACTTGATGTCAAACAcaagatttattaattgtatgaAAATAATCCCTTGAAGTGGTACTAGtattaccaacattttactgcacaaacctacaaatctaactgatacaagtattgtttatatagctaattggtcttttcgttgtctaaTTGCTTTGACATGTGATTTTGACATTGTGTGTATTGATGCATGCGGTCGCTGTATACTCTGGCATTTGCAGCCATAGAactttgcattatgtaatctagtTGGATGACATTTTACAAGTCAGAGGTGTTGTTAGGTTTAAATTGGGTAGTTTTAGATAATGATGTAccagcatattttaaaacatgataaGTCTGAGAACAGCGGCAACCTAGGGCCATGTCCCCCTTTGGCAGCGAGTGGACCCTCAGCCTCGTTCTGGCTTTGTGCAGTCAGTCCCTTGCAGCCAGCCTTTGTCCAGCTCAGATGCGTTCTTGCAGAAActttttatatactttaaaagtaattaatatcATATCACAAAGAGATAAAATCgagctgtaacatatatattcaCTGTACGTTAAACAGAGGATCCCAAAATGTCAACTAAAAAAGATGCACGCAGAAAACACCAAGCAGAACCACCGAGAGAAAGTTCGAACTCCAGCGGACTGTTTGATAAGTATGAACTGTGCCCGACAACAGtacttttattaaataacaatgGTTTTGCATCAAAAATGTCATTCAGCTGCATTACGGAGGACATAATCAATGAGATAATGACGGACGAACCTATCGTGCAAACATTGCTGTTGAAAAAAGCTGTCGAGGCAATCAACGGAGCCCCTACATGTCACGTGACGGAAAACAATATGGCAACAACAGAATGTCAACAAACCGGTATGGACACTCTACAACTCGAGAAGGGATGTCAGTTCAAGACATACTACAAGCCTGGGCAAACTAACGGGCTACACCGCATTGTGGCAATGGTACAAAATTCCCATATAAAGACATTAGAGACCTTATTAGCATGCCGTCCACACGAAAAAGATAGTCGGGGACAAACATTAAAACTGGGTGAAATGGAGCTGGCCTTGATGGAGGGAACTATAGCGATGACCGAGCGAAAGCCTCCCTGGGAACGGATAACTCATAGATATGCTCACGTCTGCTCAACTTGCTTTGTCACCAACCACAACGAAGCAGACCATGCAACAGTGCCAACACAGCCATCTAATGCAAGACCCCACACTAGCATCCCCCCACCGCAGTATTCTAATACATGGGGAAATAGCCAGAACTGACAAAAACACCATCTCCCAGGCCTAACTTGGAAATTGGCTAGATGGAGAGAAGTCTTACAACATGATGCTGACCGAGAATTCATTCTTGAGGGGTTTTCAAATGGTTTTACTTTAATAGACGATGATACTGTCAGAGGTTGAAGTACATAATTAATACTGTTAGAAAAGGTGTGAAAGAAAAAATAGAAGCTCAAATCAAAGAAGAAATTACAGCAGGCAATTATATTAAAGTACCCATCAAGCCCAAAGTTTTAAGTGCAATCAATGGTGTCCCCAAGAGTAATGGTGATATCAGACTAATTCATGACCCAAGTCAACCTGAGAATCACAGTGTAAATAACTTTGCTACGGTACTACAGAACATTTTTCCTTCCAAACAGTTACAGATGCCATAGACATTATTAAACTGAATTGGTTCATTGCCAAAGTTGATTTGAAAGCTGCACATCGGTGTGTCAGTGTGAACCCCTCTAATTTTCAAGCACTGGGTTTGAAATGGAAATTTGATGGAGACACAGATAATACCTACATGTGTGATATACATCTCCCCTTTGGTGCAAGGAAAAGCCCTCATATCTTTCATAGACTTACCCAGGCAGTGCGCAGACTCATGGCCAGACGGGGTTTCGAAACACTTGTTATTATGCTTGATGATTTCTTTGTGGCAGGACCCACCAAGGAAAATTGTCAGCAAGCGTTTAACAGTTTGATTACTTTGTTACAAGATTTAGGTTTTCAAATTAATTGGAACAAGGTTATAGACCCATGTCAGAAACTTGTATTCTTAGGAATAGTGTAGATCCATTATGTATTGCGCCATTAATGTATTGCGATATGACAACAGTAGCCCAAACTGCGTGTAGAAAGTATTGCGACATCAGATGTAGCTTACACGAAAAGTATTGCGACCTTAGCTGGTACTCAAAGACAATAaacatgttgtgttgttttaattaatagcCATAGCTTACATTTAGAGACCAGTATGCAGGTATGAGATGTGCATTATACAAAGGTGTAACCGACCGATGCCACCCAACCTACAAGTTCCCCGACGATTGGCACGTGACACATTCGGCCAATCACTGGAGCAATGAGCAGACGATGCTGGACTACGTTGACAATGTGCTGGTTCCATATGCCAAAAGGGTGAAGAAAGAACTCCGACTACCAGCACGACAGAAATCATTGGCAATCTTCTATGTATTTGCAGCCCAtagatgtcaataatttttaGACCTGCTACGAAAACGGTCCTTTGAAGTACGATTTGTCACAGCTGGCTGCAGCCCATGGATTTATCGGTGAATGCAGAGTTTAAATTAGCAATCAAGGAAACATTTACCGAGTGGTATGCTGACATTGTGGCCAagaacataaaagaaaacaccaaCAAGCCTGTTGACTTAAGAATACGTTTGATCAAACCGTTTCACGCCAGGTGGATTGTGGCATGCATTGACAAGTTATCGAAAGACAAAGAAACCGTTACGCGTGGCTGGCGATCATCAGTCTGCTTGCAGTGGTGTGAACTTTACTTGGAAAATAAACATTAGTGTTTACTAATTACGCATGGTGATTGACAATGATTCCTGTTTCGTTTTGTTCATTGAATGATAGTGTGATATGCaatgtagttaaacaaatttGGTTGTTCTATTTGTTAGTAAAGTCGCTATATTATTGCGTGTATAAAGTACTGCGATGATTAGTTGTTCGCAGTTTTCGCAATACTTTGTTGTTCGCAAAACTTTCATGTTCTACAGTAGTTATTGACACTGTGAATGGAACCCTAAGCCTCAAGAACCACAAAGTGAAAATTCTGTGTCAAATGTTGAATAAATTCCGCAGTAGGAAACGAGCTTCACGCAAACAACTTGACAAATTGGCAGGAAAACTAACGTTATTCCTTGGGGGCATTTACATTGCAGAAGCATTTATGACCTGTTCTCTGGCATGACCCGGTCTTCTCATAAGGCACTACTCGCTTCCGTTTTTTAAGACTTACAGTGGTGGTCAGCATACCTCAAAGTGGGAAACGGAACAAGACTTATTTGGGACACATCGTCACTAGATTCAAATCAGCTGTGATTCAAGCTCATTCACAGGCAGAGCATTCTGCCATGGAGATTGGGTTTATCGTAGATCCACGAACAGTATACCAAAGTATGTGACTCCCACATCAATATTAAGGATCTAGCCATTGTTCGAGAAGCAGCACAGAGATGGAAAAAAGAGTGGGCCAAACAGGATTGTTGTTTCAAGTGATAACTCTACTATGGTCGCTATGATCAATAATGGGACAAGCTCACATGATTCTCAGAGAACTGTTCTACCTTTCTCTCAAACACAACTTT
The nucleotide sequence above comes from Gigantopelta aegis isolate Gae_Host unplaced genomic scaffold, Gae_host_genome ctg5600_pilon_pilon:::debris, whole genome shotgun sequence. Encoded proteins:
- the LOC121366422 gene encoding uncharacterized protein LOC121366422, whose protein sequence is MGRWPELKLRRPKSLSELRAYTTSEESITKYFDQLETILEKYDYKSSPENIYNVDEKGISMTHASPYVVGSTEEVPIKISPERSSTVTMIGCGNALGQQIPPYFIFPGAQMRQQLLEGATIGTNGTVSKSGWSNSDIFQTWLVDHFAKYAKVGGDKKTLLLYDGHRSHISPYLVDFAVRNGIILFVLPPHTSHILQPMDVGCFGLFSKFSVMNLENGNVLILELSPTTMSALLHVELTTSR